In a single window of the Acyrthosiphon pisum isolate AL4f chromosome X, pea_aphid_22Mar2018_4r6ur, whole genome shotgun sequence genome:
- the LOC100161435 gene encoding FAST kinase domain-containing protein 5, mitochondrial, which produces MNRTLSRLAFVRRAFANNHGRQNAFAQVWPAFASSFSPELRTHMNVENHNAHNVMVNDPGYRATVVNPAARAVNWPTAITPQQFHALIGQDFSIRTADEVCNDFTAISSYAGGRDYRLADSVYDGLRDRLVAVLPQMTDEQLLSVLVLIPLWDTKDAKDPAYLRLWSEFDRQCIERHRRWTLNKLLLFMDHWYFMKLSRLSNFVWMGVRKLARKPSRLTPKQLVQMMFYANTSRKFLPTLPMYDIEQEICSYYNDFNIKELGIMSLGFFKTQTPIRNQELVKNLYNSVIKDIENINSIELAAFLKIFRYCSKHQHADYMYKLMDALKNKVDEVKLVCCVHMALLGTNLLIKHEDLLKKISQRIVGEISLARIKDLERITLALTMLNYNPQTTPCIFKMVVNELQSDTRNIEFEEHTRCYIYTLSYLAVNNIYPKDCISKALKIETLNKCFGKRLSRFNISRDIVSLNNSVLIECPDYSGSLLPDKLKESCNEHLAWHIPTSSTMAKLGTNDKNFIKLYMELLSLFKNESSYLHVCYPLPHHPKSDILFCIDTNGKPVAIPETMKNRTVFNDFQKPPELGKWFAVMALVRNSVLYYSNEYNGLTSCKIRQLKKLGYEPILFTVKELGTERDFKTLLSDKLKSHGITFN; this is translated from the exons ATGAATCGGACACTGAGCCGTCTGGCTTTCGTTAGACGAGCGTTCGCGAATAATCACGGACGACAGAATGCGTTCGCTCAGGTCTGGCCTGCGTTCGCGTCTTCCTTTTCTCCAGAACTTCGCACTCACATGAACGTGGAAAACCACAACGCTCATAACGTGATGGTAAACGATCCTGGGTATCGTGCTACAGTCGTCAATCCGGCCGCGCGCGCTGTCAACTGGCCAACAGCGATTACTCCTCAGCAGTTTCACGCGCTCATCGGCCAGGACTTTAGTATTAGGACGGCTGACGAGGTGTGCAATGACTTTACAGCAATCAGCTCATACGCTGGAGGCAGAGACTACCGGCTTGCTGATTCGGTGTATGATGGTCTCCGGGACCGTCTGGTTGCCGTCCTGCCACAGATGACTGATGAGCAGCTGCTGTCTGTGCTTGTTCTTATACCTCTGTGGGACACCAAAGATGCTAAGGATCCCGCTTACCTTCGTCTGTGGTCTGAGTTTGACCGACAGTGTATTGAAAGGCACAGGCGTTGGACTCTTAACAAACTTTTACTATTCATGGACCACTGGTACTTTATGAAGCTGTCTAGATTAAGCAATTTTGTGTGGATGGGAGTCAGGAAGCTAGCACGGAAGCCATCAAG gtTGACTCCCAAGCAGTTAGTTCAAATGATGTTTTATGCTAACACAAGTAGAAAGTTTTTACCAACATTACCAATGTATGATATTGAACAAGAAATATGTTCTTATTACAATGACTTCAATATTAAAGAATTGGGCATAATGTCTTTAGGATTCTTTAAAACTCAAACACCTATACGTAATCAGGAGCTTGTAAAAAATCTATACAACTCTGTTATCAAAGATATTGAAAACATTAACAGCATAGAGTTGGCTGCATTTTTAAAG atatttagatattgCTCAAAGCATCAACATGCTGATTATATGTACAAATTAATGGATgccttaaaaaataaagttgatgaAGTAAAATTAGTATGCTGTGTTCATATGGCTTTATTGggtacaaatttattaattaaacatgaagatcttttgaaaaaaatttcacaGCGCATAGTTGGTGAAATATCTCTAGCAAGAATTAAg gatttAGAAAGAATAACTTTGGCTTTAACTATGTTGAATTATAATCCACAAACAACACCATGTATATTCAAAATGGTTGTTAACGAACTTCAGAGTGATACAagaaatattgaatttgaaGAACACACTAGATGTTATATTTACACTTTGTCATACTTAgctgtgaataatatttatcctAAAGATTGTATTTCAAaagctttaaaaattgaaacacttaataaatgttttg GAAAAAGATTATCCAGATTTAATATATCACGTGATATTGTAAGTTTAAACAATAGTGTGCTAATAGAATGCCCGGACTATTCTGGTTCATTATTACCAGATAAATTAAAAGAGTCTTGCAATGAG CATTTAGCATGGCATATACCTACTTCAAGTACTATggctaaattaggtacaaatgaCAAAAACTTTATTAAACTTTACATGGAACTTCTAAGCCTATTTAAAAACGAGTCGTCCTATTTACACGTATGTTACCCTCTTCCTCATCATCCGAAATCTg atatattattttgcatcgATACTAATGGTAAACCAGTGGCTATTCCTGAAACAATGAAAAATAGAACTGTATTCAATGATTTCCAGAAACCACCAGAATTAGGAAAATGGTTTGCAGTAATGGCACTTGTAAGAAATTCAGTACTTTATTATAGCAATGAATACAATGGCTTAACATCTTGTAAAATCAGGCAACTAAAGAAACTTGGCTATGAGCCTATTTTG TTTACTGTTAAAGAGCTGGGAACTGAACGTgactttaaaacattattatcagATAAACTCAAGAGTCATggaataacttttaattaa